The window TTGATTTTGTTAGAGAAGATACTATGGGTTATATAGTAACTTATATTGTACCTTTATTATCAATGGATATCTCTAGTCCAAGAAGCCTGTTAATAAATTTTATTCTATTTATAACAATTGGGACGTTTTATGTTAAAAATGACCAATTATTTATGAATCCTTTGTATAATCTACTTGGTTATAATGTTTTTTCAGCAAATAGATGCATTTATATAACGAAGCTAAATAGTAGCCAATTAAGAACAATATCTAAAAATAAAGATAAAGTTAATAAAAAGAACATTGTTGGTGATATTTACATTGTCGAAAAAATAGAAAATCATTAAAAAGCATCTCATTCCTAATCGGTTTGAGATGCTTTTTCTTTTTTACCAGTTGCTGCCTCCATACCCTCACGAGTCACTACTAGTTGTTTGCCAAATTTTCGTATAGAACCTGCTGGGAACTTATCAGGATATTTGCGATACATTTGTCTTACATAATCCTCCGCTTTACCCCAACGCTCAGCAGCTTCTTTTGAATCCATAATATCTTTTGAATTAAGATCAATCATTTAATTTCCTCCTTATTTAATAAACAAATTCACGATAGTTAACACGATAGTAATCACGTTCAAAACAATTAAGATTTTTATTAAACGTTCGTTTTTGTCTGACATGTATTCCACTTCCTTTCGTTTGAAAGTCATGATATAATAGAAGAAAGAATATTAAGTTAGGGGATTTTCACCCCTAACTCTTAGTTTTGAAACTTACTGATTAGATTGGCTAGCGCCGTGAGTAGGTTAGTTATTGCTGTAACTAACAATACTTTTTCTAAGACAGTGAGTTTCTTTTTCTTTCTCGGGTTCAATTTATCACCTCCTTGACTATATATTAATTATACCCTATACAGGTTATTTTGTCAATAACTTAATTCAATTAATTTTAAGAAAAAAACGACTTTCTTCTATTTAAATAGTCTATGCAAAAAGAAGTTAAAATTTTTATTTAATAGTTGCAATAGAATCATCTTTATCACATGATGAAAATAAACAATAAAGATGTTGAAGATTGCCAACATTTTGCCAACATTGAAATAAGTATCTATATTTTAAACTAGATTTAAATGGAATGGTTTAAGTTTTTTATTCTCTATAAACCTTAATATCCATAGGGTTAATTAGATAGTTTTAGGATTATTAAGGGTTAATTAAATCTGCAGATTGTATAAGAAGCCTTCATGGCTGTTCTGAAAATGGATGACGAACAACCTAAGAAGTAGCAAGGGTTTGTTTGAAAATAATTTAATAAAAAAGTAGAATTTCATTATTCTTTCGACCAAAACTATTTTTCTTAGTTTTTGGCCGGAAGTTTTTATTTTTAAGCATTGTCTCTAAGTAATTGTTCAAAGCTGTTAACGATTTCTTTTTGCGTATCGGAAAGACTATTTGATACTATTCGGAGTAACAGGATCACCATTATTTTAGTACATATGAAATCTGTTTTTATATACTATTATCCGTAAAAAATTTGTCTTTCCTTTTGCCTATTTTGGTGTCTCTTTAAGATGAGAAGAATGGTTTCGCCTAAACTGATAGTTTGATAAGAAGGTTGAGTTTTAGAAGTCCCAATTAAACTTTCTTTTTTCTTCATGAACATGTTTTATAAGCTTCTATCTGGCAGCAGAATTTATTGATTTTCAGATAAATCTATAAATTATAAGACTAATTATTAAATTTGCCTAACTGTTCCTCGTATAGTAAGGCATTCTTTCAACGTACGGAATGTACTAAAAAATTCACGTATTGTACCGACCCCAAAAAGTTAGACCTAAAAAATCTAACTTTTGGAGGTCTTTTTTGTATGGCAAAATATAGCACAGAATTTAAGATGAACGTTGTACAAAACTATTTAAATGGAGAAGGTGGAATGAAATAGTTAGCTAAAAAATATGGAATTAAAGGAATCTCTCAAGTACAAATTTGGATAAATACGTACAAAGAATTTGGTGAAGAAGGTCTACTTCGTAGTCGCCAAAATAAAACTTATTCTGTTCAATTCAAGCTAGATGCGATAGAGTTATATCTAACAACAGAGATGTCCTATCGAGAAGTTGCCAATCAGTTTGGAATGACCAATCTTTCTATGATTGCCAATTGGCGTAAAGCTTACCAAGAAAATGGAGTAGATGGGCTCTCACAACCGAAAGGACGTCCATCTAAAATGCCTAAAAAAAAGAATAAATTACCAGCTATCGATTCTTCAAAAAAAGAGTTAATCTATTTAGAAGAGCTTGAAAAAGAAAATCGACGATTAAAAATTGAGCTTGCCTATTTAAAAGAATTAAGGAGGTTGTGTTTGATGGAATAACAGAAAAACAAGCACGAATCATCCATAGCCTCCGAGGAAAATTCAGACTAATCGACATTCTTGAAACTCTCGGGTTTCCTAGGTCAACTTATATGTATTGGCAACAGCGTTTCAATCGTAAAAACCCAGATAAACAGATTGAAGAAGAGATGATAAAGATTCATCAAGAACATAAGAATTATGGGTATCGTCGGATGAATCAAGAACTTAGACATCGTGGAATTCTTGTAAATAAAAAGAAAGTCCAACGTTTAATGAAGAAAATTGGACTCTTAGTACGCTCATTTATACGAAAATTACGTAACTATAATTCCTACAAAGGAACTGTTGGAAGAGTGGCAAAAAAATGGATTTACCGTCATTTTTATACAAGTATTGTTCATCAAAAAATGACAACAGATACAACGGAATTTAAGTATTATGAAAAAGATCCCTCGGGTAGTTTACGCATTAAGAAACTTTATTTAAACCCGTTCATGGATATGTATCCTAGTGAGATTGTCTCTTACTCAATTTCAGAGAAACCTACAGCAAAAGCGATTATGGACGCATTGAAAGAAGCTATTGTGAAAACGAATGATTGCCTCTATCGTCGAACGTTCCATTCTGACCAAAGATGGGGATACCAAATGAAAGCCTATAGTCATGAATTAAAAAAGCATCAGATTTTTCAAAGCATGTCTCGTAAAGGAAACTGCTTGGACAATTCTCAAACAAGAACTTTACCATGGCGTTATCTATAAAAGTTATCAACAATTGAAAAAAGCAATTGAATGTTAGATAGAGTATTCTAATCATTCTCGAATAAAAGAAAAATTAGGCTGGCAAAGCCCAGTTCAATTTAGAAAGAAAATGAGTTTAACTGTGTAAAAAACAGAGTAGAAAATCTACTCTGTAAAAAAGTCTAACTTTTGGGGGTTACTACACAAAGAACTGATTTTGTTGGTGCTTTTTTGTTTTGTGTGAGTTCGCAAATCTTGGTATAGATGAGTAATGAATTTCAATAATTTTCTAACTATATTATTTTTGGAATCAAAAAAAATTAAAGAACTAAGGTAACCAATTTATATATTAATAGACATACAGTTATGTTAAAATTAATATTAAAATAATTTAATTACAGGTAAAGAAAGGAGAACAATGGAACAATTAAAAAGTGATTTAGGCGGTGCTAGCCAAAAAGCAACGGCTCTAAAAAATGCAACAGATATCCTGATTCAATCAGTCGTTATAACCACTGATACTCAAACAACAGTTGCTGGGAATACAAATGGACAAGCAGCTATTAAATCGGCGCAGGACAAAGCAAAACAAATAGCCAACGCGGTTGTAAAAGCTTCAAGTAATATCCAAAGTGTTGCTAAAGAATTTGAAGGATTGGATGCCAAGGTAGCTCAATCAGTATCCAAACTATTTGGGGGGATTTGAATGGATAGATGGGAGGAGCTACATAAAAAAGAACGTTTATTGATGGAGCGAGAAGATCAGTTAGTTCATGAAAAAAATCAAGTACAACGAATAAATGAAGCCTATGAGGAATATTTTAATGAAGGCCATCATTTTATGTCTGATTTGCAAGATAGCTTTTATGAAAATGACGATAGCTTACAGTTTGAAGCTATCCGAGATGAATATACTTATGAATCCAACAAGGTACTAGCTGATTTAGAAGAGAGTACAGAGGAATTAAATAAACATAAACGAAAGATTCAAATGGAATTAGATGAAGTGGTCTATGATAAAAGGCGAGTATCTTTGGAAGAAAAAGAGGTGAAAAATGAGCATTGATATGTATGTTTCAGCTTCAAAAAATCAAGCAAAAAGTGTGAGTGATATGACAAAGCAACAGATAACGGGTTACGAAGAATTACAAAAAGCCATTGCTGATTTCACTTTAAATAGTCCTTTTTTAACAGGTAAAGCTTATGATACGTCTAAAGCTTTTTTTTCAACAGTGTTGTATCCTTTGGCTCAAGGTGGTATTTTATTATCAGAGGCTGTGGATAGAGCTGTTACTAAGTTTCCAGAAGACTATCAATCTCAAGTAGATAGTGGCAATTTAAAGCAATCGGATTTAGAAGAAAAGATTAGACAAGCGGAGGGGTTGATCGGGCAAGCCGAAGGAATACGCACTATGTTAGAATCTTCATTGACGCCAGATATTATCAAAACATCTCAGTTAGCAGCTAATTTAAGATTATTAGAATCCTATAGTGGAGTTAAACGAATTTTAGAAGAAAAATTAGATAAGTTAATGACGTTTAATCACAATTCACCCAAAATATTTGAGGAAATTCAAGCTTTAGAAGATGCAATTGATCAAGGTTTAGCACAAACAACAACAGCTTTTAATCCAGCAACAGGAACTTTTACGATTCCAAGTAAGGGAGCGTTAAGTTGGAGTAAAACAATCAACGAAAAATGGGCAGATTATGAAGCACGCCATACAGCTGAAGACAAGGTAGAGGTTAAAAAAACACAATTGCCAGGTGCAGAAATTGTGTATATGGTTTATAGAAATGGCGAATTAGACAAAGAGGCAACCAGTGAATTAGCTAAAGAAATAGCAAAAGCTGATTTGAAATCAATGAACGCTTTTTTAGCAGGTGCAGGTTATCAGGTACTTGAAAATAATGGTGTGAAAGCTCTCTTAGATTTTGTTTTTGGGGAAAGGGAACTAGAGGATTCTGTTAAACAACATAAAGGATATAATGAAGGTGTATTTACTGGTAATTTGTTAAGTTTACTGCAATCGGGTGCCGAGTTTATTGGAGGCGGATTGTGGCTCTTAGGCGGTACAAGTGGTAGTTTAGCGTTAGCCCCAGCAACAGGAGGTTCAAGTGTTTCAGCAATACCAGCCATATCAGGTAGTACATTAGCTATCTGGGGACATGCGGCGGCTGTTGGTGGCATGAGTATTCAGAATATCATGAGTGGAGGGAATTATGACCATACATCCAACTCAGTGGGGAATATGGATGAATTTTTTGAAAGTGAATTTGGTTCTGAATTAAAAGGAAAAATCTCAAAAAATGGAAAACGAGTAGATGGACAACAAGTATTTAAGGTAGATAATAAAAAACTAAAAGAATTAGGTTTGAAAAAAGGCGACCAAATATACCTAGATGGTATGCACAAAGACCATTTAGAGGTATTTGACGATAAAGGTAATTTTTTAAAGGTCCTTAATTTAGATGGAACAATTAATAGAGAAAAAACCATAAAAGGTTTAGGAAGGGTGTTAAAATAATGTTGGATTCGAAGGATTTTGATACATTATTTGACTTTTATAAAAAAATAAATCAAAAAAATAAAAGTGAAAACAGAGTTGATTTTCCTATAGTTGAGTTAAAAGAAGATGTCATTGATGAGATAATAGAAGATTTACAGGCATTAAAAAAAATTATTAAAGAATTAGAAACAATAGATATGACTAAAAAATTAGATGAAATAAATTATCAATATGTATTTAGAGATAACCTTGCTAAATTAATAGGTGTATACGGACATTTAAGTTCTGAATTTCAAGACTTATATAAACTTAATGCGCAATTTATACAAAGCTTGCCAGAAGGTCCCCAAGATGATTCTGAATTGATAAAATAGCCCATCCAATTCAATTTTCAATAAAGGATATAGAGAAAAATAAAGAATATCAAAAGTCTAATGGAGAGATTAGATATAAATTGACAGAAATAGTAGAGTGACTATTTAGATTACTAGTGAATTATTCTGATGTGCAATTTGTTTATTTTGGTTACGGATAGTGGTAACGAATATCTAAAATTTAGTGAAACACAGTGAAGCTATTTTATTGAATGTTGATTGGAAACTTTAATGTCACACTATTTTCCAACTCACTAAAAGTCAGGCGTAGCCAACCAGGTCTTAAGAAAGCCCGTAAAGCTTCACAATTCTCTAAGCGTTAAAATCGTTGTTATATCAACGTTATGGACACTTTCTCATTTCGAGAGAGTGTCTTTTTTTGTGATTTTGGGTACGAGAATGGGTACGCGTTTTGAAATGGAGCGTACCTTACCTTGTACAAGGCTTCTTAAAACTAGTAGTTAATTTGCTTTTTTTGCTTCTTGTAATCGTTGTTCAAATTTTTCATAAGTGGACAAATCAACAATATTTGGTGTATTTACATAAATTTCTGTTGTCTTGGTATCAGAATGGGTCAAGGCTCTGGAAATTTGTTCCATTGTGGCACCACCTTCATATGCTAAGGTGCTGAATGTATGTCGTAGCTTATGAGGTGTTGCGTGAACCAAATAGTTATGTCGACGTTCAACTGAGTTAATACGATAGTTGAGATAGTCCATATGCACAGGAACGTTGATATCTCCTTTTCGGTTAGTACAGGTAAAGAGAAACTGTTCAGAATTCTGCTTTATTCCAATTTTTAACAGGTCTTGAGCTTGTTCATTTTTCCATTTAGTTAGTAGCTCAATTAGTGAAGCAGGTAGATGGAACTTAGTGTTTTTTCTACCTTTAGTAGGAGTTAAATTCCCCATCTTATCTTTACTCTGAACTAAAAGAATGGTCTCTTTTTCTAAATCAATATGTTTCCACTGCAAAGCATAACTTTCACTTTTTCGGTCACCTAAATTTAGCGTTAAAGTAAATAGAACAAAATCTTGGAATGTAAGAAGCTTGTCATTAAAATCTTGTTGGATAGCTTGAATCCAATCGAGAAGCTGTTCTGCTGTTAAAGATTCTCCTTTTAAAATTCTTTCCATTTTTCTACGCTGTTTTAATGGGTCTCCTACATAACGAATAATTTTAGCGATACGGTTATATTCAATGTAATCAAGAAGTTCTGCAATATCAAATAGCTGGTTTACATAACTTTTAACTGTTTTGATATTTGCATACTTTTGAGCTTTAGCATTTAATTTACGTAGAACTAAATCTTTGTTTGTATTTAACTCTAGGAGAGAGTAACTGCCGAACATTGGGAGAATATGCAAGCGGAATAGGTCTTTTGTATTGAGAATCGTTTGTTCTGCTGGAATGGTTCGATTTCTACCACTAGAACCGTTACAATACATATCTAACCAAACTAGCTCGTAAAAGTCCTTAAAAGACATATTTGCTTTTAATTCAAAAGCTCGTTCATGTTTTTCAATCTGAACCTTTTCAATCTTTTTAAGAATGTCTTTTTCAGCTTGCAGAGCTTCTTTTTTAGAGTCATATGTTTTTCTGAATCTCTGTGAAGTAACACCAAGGATTTCTCTTACTTCTTTAGGATAAAACACCTCAACTTTGTAATTTCCACTATTCATTTTTGTGATTGCCATTAATTTTTTCCTACTTTCTTACGTGAATCAGAACGTAGAAAGACTACAGTTTGATTATAGAACAAAATTTTCATTTGTAAATCTTTTTTATTAACTTGATTGAACATGTTTTTTTAACCACTTGTCAATTTCTTGCTTGTCATAAAGTATGACCCCATTAATGTTAATACGGGGAAGTCCTTCTGTAATTAGTTTATCAATCGTATTGTTGGAAAGGTTCAGATATTGGCACAATTGATTCTTTTTAAGATAGCGTTTATTTAGTCCTAAATCGATTTGAAATTGCGTGACTTCATTCTCTAATAACTGATGAATACTTTCCTGTAACCTTTGTTTTTGAGTGTCAGACAGTAAAATAGTGAGTTCGTTCATGTATGTGTTCCTCCATGTTTTTTGATTTTTGTATAGCGAACGTTTCGTTCTTCAAAGCCTATTTCTTTGTGTGGAATACCTTGTTCATCCCAAGTTTGAAAGAAGATAGGACTTTTTCGTACATAGTTGTTTGTAAATAGTATTTCTTGCTTGTCTATCTCATAAGGTTGATTTGTTAGTCTTTTGATTTCAATAGGTTGCGTTAGATTTTGAGATTTGAAGAACGCTTTTTTCTTATGTTCCTTTAGCTCTAAATCTTTATCGAAATACTTGCTTACATATCGCCCTCTATTTTCAGCGCTGTCCACATCAATTCGGTTAATCCCTATGATTCCATGTCCCCAGATATTTACAAGTTGAGAGTGAGGAAGGTAAGGGAATCCGAATAAAATAATATGATAATGGATAGCACCACGTTTTTGATTTTCCCACGTAGCTAGATATTTAATTTGGGATTTCTTAGTTTTGTATAGTTGGTAGTTTAACCGTTTCATAAATTTTTTGAACTCACTATTTGTATAGGCTATGTCTGTTATGTTTTCTTTAAAGGTTAGGGTTAAGAATTTCGTTTGGTTATCAAAGTTAGTATCAATTAGTCTGGCAACGGCAAAGCGTTGGTTTTTATAGTGTTTTTGCTTTCTCTTTAGGCTATCATATTGTCCTTGTGCAGTTAATTCATCAAATGTGTATTTGGTATTTTTCAGCCAATCAGGCGTTTCTTTCTTTTCAACGTTGTCTTTTTTTCTTTTTGATAGTATAGGTTGTTCATATTCCCAAATTTCAATATACGTAGGTGTTTCAATGATTTTTGATTGTAT is drawn from Carnobacterium gallinarum DSM 4847 and contains these coding sequences:
- a CDS encoding helix-turn-helix domain-containing protein: MIDLNSKDIMDSKEAAERWGKAEDYVRQMYRKYPDKFPAGSIRKFGKQLVVTREGMEAATGKKEKASQTD
- a CDS encoding transposase encodes the protein MNTYKEFGEEGLLRSRQNKTYSVQFKLDAIELYLTTEMSYREVANQFGMTNLSMIANWRKAYQENGVDGLSQPKGRPSKMPKKKNKLPAIDSSKKELIYLEELEKENRRLKIELAYLKELRRLCLME
- a CDS encoding IS3 family transposase; amino-acid sequence: MFDGITEKQARIIHSLRGKFRLIDILETLGFPRSTYMYWQQRFNRKNPDKQIEEEMIKIHQEHKNYGYRRMNQELRHRGILVNKKKVQRLMKKIGLLVRSFIRKLRNYNSYKGTVGRVAKKWIYRHFYTSIVHQKMTTDTTEFKYYEKDPSGSLRIKKLYLNPFMDMYPSEIVSYSISEKPTAKAIMDALKEAIVKTNDCLYRRTFHSDQRWGYQMKAYSHELKKHQIFQSMSRKGNCLDNSQTRTLPWRYL
- a CDS encoding IS3 family transposase — translated: MEYSNHSRIKEKLGWQSPVQFRKKMSLTV
- a CDS encoding TIGR04197 family type VII secretion effector: MEQLKSDLGGASQKATALKNATDILIQSVVITTDTQTTVAGNTNGQAAIKSAQDKAKQIANAVVKASSNIQSVAKEFEGLDAKVAQSVSKLFGGI
- a CDS encoding DUF3958 family protein codes for the protein MDRWEELHKKERLLMEREDQLVHEKNQVQRINEAYEEYFNEGHHFMSDLQDSFYENDDSLQFEAIRDEYTYESNKVLADLEESTEELNKHKRKIQMELDEVVYDKRRVSLEEKEVKNEH
- a CDS encoding T7SS effector LXG polymorphic toxin, which translates into the protein MSIDMYVSASKNQAKSVSDMTKQQITGYEELQKAIADFTLNSPFLTGKAYDTSKAFFSTVLYPLAQGGILLSEAVDRAVTKFPEDYQSQVDSGNLKQSDLEEKIRQAEGLIGQAEGIRTMLESSLTPDIIKTSQLAANLRLLESYSGVKRILEEKLDKLMTFNHNSPKIFEEIQALEDAIDQGLAQTTTAFNPATGTFTIPSKGALSWSKTINEKWADYEARHTAEDKVEVKKTQLPGAEIVYMVYRNGELDKEATSELAKEIAKADLKSMNAFLAGAGYQVLENNGVKALLDFVFGERELEDSVKQHKGYNEGVFTGNLLSLLQSGAEFIGGGLWLLGGTSGSLALAPATGGSSVSAIPAISGSTLAIWGHAAAVGGMSIQNIMSGGNYDHTSNSVGNMDEFFESEFGSELKGKISKNGKRVDGQQVFKVDNKKLKELGLKKGDQIYLDGMHKDHLEVFDDKGNFLKVLNLDGTINREKTIKGLGRVLK
- a CDS encoding tyrosine-type recombinase/integrase, translated to MAITKMNSGNYKVEVFYPKEVREILGVTSQRFRKTYDSKKEALQAEKDILKKIEKVQIEKHERAFELKANMSFKDFYELVWLDMYCNGSSGRNRTIPAEQTILNTKDLFRLHILPMFGSYSLLELNTNKDLVLRKLNAKAQKYANIKTVKSYVNQLFDIAELLDYIEYNRIAKIIRYVGDPLKQRRKMERILKGESLTAEQLLDWIQAIQQDFNDKLLTFQDFVLFTLTLNLGDRKSESYALQWKHIDLEKETILLVQSKDKMGNLTPTKGRKNTKFHLPASLIELLTKWKNEQAQDLLKIGIKQNSEQFLFTCTNRKGDINVPVHMDYLNYRINSVERRHNYLVHATPHKLRHTFSTLAYEGGATMEQISRALTHSDTKTTEIYVNTPNIVDLSTYEKFEQRLQEAKKAN
- a CDS encoding helix-turn-helix transcriptional regulator, which produces MNELTILLSDTQKQRLQESIHQLLENEVTQFQIDLGLNKRYLKKNQLCQYLNLSNNTIDKLITEGLPRININGVILYDKQEIDKWLKKHVQSS
- a CDS encoding rolling circle replication-associated protein gives rise to the protein MIKIATWIQSKIIETPTYIEIWEYEQPILSKRKKDNVEKKETPDWLKNTKYTFDELTAQGQYDSLKRKQKHYKNQRFAVARLIDTNFDNQTKFLTLTFKENITDIAYTNSEFKKFMKRLNYQLYKTKKSQIKYLATWENQKRGAIHYHIILFGFPYLPHSQLVNIWGHGIIGINRIDVDSAENRGRYVSKYFDKDLELKEHKKKAFFKSQNLTQPIEIKRLTNQPYEIDKQEILFTNNYVRKSPIFFQTWDEQGIPHKEIGFEERNVRYTKIKKHGGTHT